Proteins encoded within one genomic window of Companilactobacillus sp.:
- a CDS encoding histidine phosphatase family protein codes for MDLYFVRHGKTEWNLEGKYQGSHGDSPLLPESIHDIGLLAKRLKNIPIRHAYSSPILRARRTAEILLEDLGKKIPLTEVDGLKEFDLGDMEGKKFVDLEARIPDVIHAFRQEPAKYDATKIHGESFESVIKRSNDAINRIVAKTDPDASILLVSHGAALVAMIQALLGTKIADLRKNGGLSNSSLTHLKYENGKYSLVKWNETKFLNKKLESTDTI; via the coding sequence ATGGATTTGTATTTTGTAAGACATGGTAAAACAGAATGGAATTTAGAAGGCAAATATCAAGGCAGTCATGGAGATTCGCCACTTTTACCCGAAAGCATTCATGATATTGGATTATTAGCAAAAAGATTGAAGAATATCCCAATTCGTCACGCATACTCAAGCCCAATTTTAAGAGCTAGACGCACAGCTGAGATATTGTTAGAAGACCTGGGTAAAAAGATTCCACTGACTGAAGTCGATGGCTTAAAAGAATTTGATCTTGGCGACATGGAAGGTAAGAAGTTCGTTGATCTTGAGGCGCGGATACCTGATGTTATTCATGCGTTCCGCCAAGAACCAGCAAAATACGATGCCACAAAGATTCATGGGGAATCGTTTGAGTCAGTGATCAAGAGATCAAATGACGCCATCAATCGGATCGTTGCTAAGACTGATCCTGATGCATCGATTCTATTAGTTAGTCATGGGGCCGCATTGGTTGCGATGATCCAAGCGTTACTGGGGACCAAAATTGCTGACTTACGCAAAAATGGCGGTCTATCAAATTCAAGTTTGACTCATCTGAAATATGAGAATGGCAAGTATTCGCTCGTCAAATGGAACGAGACAAAATTTTTAAATAAGAAGTTAGAAAGTACCGATACGATTTAA
- a CDS encoding sulfurtransferase, translating to MKRIKKVILIALTLVLALSSVTLSFGSSVKAADDQTDQNATTTPKAGPTVFVTPKWTNKVINNKTKVKNYKVFEASYGNDSTFKKGHIPGAMHINTNSVESEANQWNLLSAKQIQKMLLKHGVTSKTTLIVYSTDVNAACRVAFAAFWVGVNKIKVVDGGYNAWTKANYKVQKGTEKKAIAATNFGTKVPANAKYEIKTPADFKKQQKADPNVILASTRSWKEFTGKISGYSYIKDKCEPKGAVYAKSSKTSSDVAYLLHKDGTVKTAAEIAPTWKEWGITPESNIDFYCGTGWRATTAFFIAYQAGWQNVHVFDGGWYAWDKAHKKNPSKYQVQVGDPRSKNVKILK from the coding sequence ATGAAAAGAATAAAAAAAGTCATTCTTATCGCGCTGACATTAGTCTTAGCACTTTCTAGCGTAACGTTAAGTTTCGGTAGCAGTGTCAAAGCTGCTGATGATCAAACTGATCAAAATGCAACTACCACGCCTAAAGCTGGTCCAACAGTTTTTGTTACTCCAAAATGGACTAACAAGGTCATCAATAACAAGACTAAGGTCAAAAATTACAAAGTTTTTGAAGCTTCATACGGTAACGATAGTACCTTTAAGAAGGGTCACATCCCTGGTGCTATGCACATCAACACAAACTCAGTCGAGTCAGAAGCTAACCAATGGAATCTTTTGTCTGCTAAACAAATTCAAAAGATGCTATTAAAGCATGGCGTTACTAGCAAAACTACTTTGATCGTTTATTCAACTGACGTTAACGCCGCTTGTCGTGTTGCTTTTGCTGCATTCTGGGTCGGAGTTAACAAGATCAAGGTTGTTGACGGTGGCTACAATGCCTGGACAAAGGCAAACTATAAAGTCCAAAAGGGTACAGAGAAGAAAGCTATTGCTGCAACCAACTTTGGCACTAAGGTACCAGCTAATGCTAAATATGAAATCAAGACACCTGCAGATTTCAAGAAGCAACAAAAAGCTGATCCAAACGTTATTTTAGCAAGTACTCGTTCATGGAAAGAATTCACTGGTAAGATCAGTGGATATTCTTACATTAAAGACAAATGTGAACCAAAGGGTGCCGTTTATGCCAAGTCAAGTAAGACTAGTTCTGACGTAGCATACTTGCTTCACAAAGATGGCACAGTCAAGACTGCTGCTGAAATTGCACCAACTTGGAAAGAATGGGGAATTACTCCAGAAAGTAACATCGACTTTTACTGTGGTACTGGTTGGAGAGCTACGACAGCTTTCTTCATCGCTTATCAAGCTGGATGGCAAAATGTCCACGTCTTTGACGGTGGCTGGTATGCCTGGGATAAAGCCCACAAGAAGAATCCTTCTAAATACCAAGTACAAGTTGGAGACCCACGTTCCAAGAACGTAAAGATCTTAAAGTAA
- a CDS encoding ABC transporter substrate-binding protein has translation MKGKKFLTLIVLMLPVLLLFGCSNNQKSQSEMPTSYQQAEKQAKGKTVTYYGFGGSDTQNRWVDDVVTPMMKKKGITVKRVPMDIDTIINKLTTEKEANKQTGSMDVLWINGENFYNAKKLGMLEKIDPSLIPNMKKYISSSDPDTKRDMNTPIDQQEIPYGNAQFVLIGSNEMFKGNYPTSAAKLLDWAKENPGKLTYVAPPDFTGSAFVRNIIYETVGYKAINDAPATKAGVYKVIKPSLDYLNQLKPYLWQQGKTYPKTTAQLDKMFADHQVAMDMSYNQMYVATQKASGQFTDDAQTFVFDKGTIGNFNYLAIPKTAPDKAAAIVLINTMLSKEAQTKRLDPKYGATVSPYSADKIPADMTTKLNDSVKKDHTIPTDELAKKRLPEISGNKIPIIEQLWKEHVLNGD, from the coding sequence TTGAAGGGGAAAAAGTTTTTAACATTAATTGTTTTAATGTTGCCAGTCTTGCTTTTATTTGGCTGTTCTAACAACCAGAAGAGTCAATCTGAAATGCCAACTAGTTATCAGCAAGCTGAAAAACAGGCTAAGGGAAAGACCGTGACATACTACGGTTTTGGTGGTTCTGATACACAAAATCGTTGGGTCGATGATGTGGTCACGCCAATGATGAAGAAAAAAGGCATCACGGTTAAACGTGTGCCAATGGATATCGATACGATCATCAATAAATTGACCACTGAAAAAGAAGCCAATAAACAAACAGGTAGTATGGATGTTCTTTGGATCAATGGCGAGAACTTTTACAATGCTAAAAAACTTGGCATGCTTGAAAAAATCGATCCATCATTGATTCCTAATATGAAAAAGTACATTTCAAGTTCTGATCCAGATACGAAACGAGATATGAATACACCAATCGATCAACAGGAGATTCCTTATGGAAATGCCCAGTTTGTCTTGATTGGAAGCAATGAGATGTTCAAGGGCAACTATCCGACTTCAGCGGCAAAATTGTTGGATTGGGCTAAAGAAAATCCCGGCAAGTTAACTTATGTCGCACCACCTGACTTTACCGGTAGTGCATTCGTCAGGAATATCATTTATGAAACGGTCGGTTACAAGGCCATCAATGATGCACCTGCAACCAAGGCTGGTGTCTATAAGGTTATTAAGCCAAGCTTAGACTATCTAAATCAGCTTAAACCTTATTTGTGGCAACAGGGTAAGACTTATCCTAAGACCACAGCCCAATTAGATAAAATGTTTGCCGATCATCAAGTAGCGATGGATATGTCGTATAACCAAATGTACGTTGCCACTCAAAAAGCGTCAGGACAATTTACTGATGACGCGCAGACGTTTGTTTTCGACAAGGGAACAATTGGTAACTTTAACTATTTAGCAATTCCAAAGACAGCTCCCGATAAAGCTGCAGCAATTGTATTGATCAATACGATGTTAAGTAAGGAAGCACAAACCAAACGTTTGGATCCTAAATACGGCGCTACAGTTTCACCATATTCTGCCGACAAGATTCCAGCTGATATGACGACTAAATTGAATGATTCAGTCAAAAAGGATCATACGATCCCAACCGATGAACTAGCTAAAAAGCGTTTACCAGAAATCTCTGGTAACAAGATTCCAATTATTGAACAACTGTGGAAGGAGCATGTACTTAATGGTGACTAG
- a CDS encoding TVP38/TMEM64 family protein codes for MKKVIAFVLLIIVGFFIFYQTGLVNELHNVPDMQAWFQSQGWIGYFAFILLCIVTAVFMLPGGLLAIVAGIAYGGFIGGLLTVIGSTVGASISFILGRTLLRDEVNKKYGDKPTFKKIMKGVDENGISFLILTRLVPIFPYAIQSYAYALTPMKFWRFSLISGITMLPACFIYAYMASDILTEGVSMSLTIKFTIFGVILFLLTYIPKKIGQHKKMI; via the coding sequence ATGAAAAAAGTTATCGCATTTGTGTTATTGATCATTGTTGGCTTTTTCATCTTTTATCAGACTGGTTTGGTCAATGAACTTCATAATGTGCCAGATATGCAGGCTTGGTTTCAAAGTCAAGGCTGGATCGGATATTTCGCATTTATTTTATTATGCATTGTAACAGCTGTTTTCATGTTGCCTGGAGGACTATTAGCAATCGTTGCCGGAATTGCCTATGGAGGATTTATTGGCGGACTGTTGACAGTTATTGGCAGCACTGTCGGTGCAAGTATTTCATTTATCTTGGGACGGACTTTGTTACGTGATGAAGTCAACAAAAAATATGGCGATAAGCCGACTTTCAAAAAAATCATGAAGGGAGTCGACGAAAACGGAATATCGTTTTTGATCTTAACGAGATTAGTTCCGATTTTTCCATATGCGATTCAAAGTTATGCGTATGCTTTGACGCCAATGAAGTTTTGGAGATTTTCACTGATCTCTGGAATCACAATGTTGCCAGCCTGCTTCATCTACGCATATATGGCTTCAGATATATTGACAGAAGGGGTGTCAATGTCATTAACGATTAAATTCACGATTTTTGGCGTGATTTTGTTCTTGTTAACTTATATTCCGAAAAAAATCGGTCAACACAAAAAAATGATTTAA
- the mnmA gene encoding tRNA 2-thiouridine(34) synthase MnmA, whose translation MDNAKKRVVVGMSGGVDSSVSALLLKQQGYEVIGVFMKNWDDSDDSGVCTATEDYEDVAKVANKIGIPYYSVNFEKEYWDRVFQYFLSEYRKGRTPNPDVMCNKEVKFKAFLDYANQLNADYIAMGHYAQTFRDDNGVVHLLRGGDANKDQTYFLSTVQQDQLQKALFPIGGMQKSEVRRIAEEAGLATAKKKDSTGVCFIGERNFRKFLGEFLPAQAGTMMTPDGEVKGNHMGLMYYTIGQRSGLGLGGNGKSNEPWFVVGKDMKKNILYVDQGYENPALYADHLEASDLSFITGLDYGETFHATAKFRYRQQDVGVTVNIKDDGKVSVDFDNPVRAITPGQEVVFYDGEECLGGATIDNAYMNAKKLQYI comes from the coding sequence ATGGATAATGCAAAAAAGCGCGTAGTTGTTGGAATGAGTGGAGGAGTTGATTCTTCTGTCAGTGCTCTTTTGTTGAAACAACAAGGCTACGAGGTAATCGGCGTCTTCATGAAGAACTGGGACGACTCAGATGATTCAGGCGTATGTACAGCAACAGAAGATTACGAGGATGTTGCCAAGGTAGCAAACAAGATCGGAATTCCTTATTATTCCGTCAACTTTGAAAAGGAGTACTGGGATCGCGTATTCCAATATTTCCTATCAGAATATCGCAAGGGTAGAACTCCTAACCCTGATGTAATGTGCAATAAGGAAGTTAAGTTCAAGGCATTCTTGGACTATGCTAACCAATTGAATGCAGATTACATTGCTATGGGTCACTATGCCCAAACATTCCGTGACGACAATGGCGTAGTTCATTTGTTGCGTGGCGGCGATGCCAACAAGGATCAAACATATTTCTTAAGTACTGTTCAACAAGATCAACTACAAAAGGCTTTATTCCCAATCGGTGGAATGCAAAAGTCAGAAGTACGTCGTATTGCTGAAGAGGCTGGCTTAGCTACTGCCAAGAAAAAGGACTCTACTGGTGTATGTTTCATCGGTGAGAGAAACTTTAGAAAGTTCCTCGGCGAGTTCTTGCCTGCACAAGCTGGAACAATGATGACACCGGATGGTGAAGTTAAGGGTAACCACATGGGACTCATGTACTACACAATTGGTCAAAGATCTGGTCTAGGTCTTGGCGGAAACGGCAAGTCAAATGAGCCATGGTTCGTAGTTGGCAAGGATATGAAGAAGAATATTCTTTATGTTGACCAAGGATACGAGAATCCAGCATTGTATGCTGATCATTTGGAAGCTTCTGATTTGTCATTTATTACTGGCCTGGACTATGGAGAGACTTTCCATGCCACAGCCAAGTTTAGATATCGTCAACAAGATGTTGGCGTAACAGTTAACATCAAGGATGATGGCAAGGTCAGCGTTGACTTTGACAATCCTGTTCGTGCAATCACACCTGGTCAAGAGGTAGTGTTCTACGATGGCGAGGAGTGCTTAGGTGGAGCAACAATCGACAACGCCTACATGAACGCAAAGAAGTTACAATATATTTAA
- the recD2 gene encoding SF1B family DNA helicase RecD2: MTETDDQQYFVGTVKAIFFENPENLFKIFTIKVKKTNTDWDASDIVITGSFGQISEEEEYKFIGHLVDHPKYGKQFQAETYHHSQPSGRKELISFFSGDEFPGVGKKTAEKIVDKLGNNAIDKIMHDPKALDFLNLGEDKTKLVVDQIANSNQAEQTLFKLSNYGFGNVLSARIYQKYGANTLEKLNEDPYKLVLEIRGIGFKRADELAKQLGIPEDDPRRIKGALVQIVTNIINNTGDTYVDENELLRESLKTLRSPQTDSSLEDKIKQSLADLVNSGTLIVEDHRVYDKMVFDSEWAIAQSLKMITGSFAGTDWSEKEYQADLKKVEEQFKVQYDMSQQKAIKAAVSDSVFLLTGGPGTGKTTIINGIVAMYAKLNDATLDPASEDYAIALAAPTGRAAKNMSEATGLPAMTIHRLLGLTGTDDDESAEPTLDCKLLIIDEMSMVDTWLFKTLITAVQPGTQVVLVGDRDQLPSVGPGQIFADLINSDVFSTSILTEIHRVDNDSNIIQLAHDINEGIVNQDIFENKGDRSFFNASSRNVPDAVSQIIKHSEKSGFNIADVQILAPMYRGTAGIDNLNSTIQDVVNPMGPKRKEVSVGNVHYRIKDKVVYLVNSPEDNVFNGEIGIIVGIILAKENTDKVDKIVIDFDGNEVTLDRKDWNNIALAYCTSIHKAQGSEFEIVILPLVNEESRMLRRNLLYTAITRSKEKLVMLGDQSAFTRAIQDKSTQRNTTLLMRLSNVFKKPVESMTKEETHEAASQVKTVENPTSEVKNEPEESSDQPTEQHLTLNMVMSNSIDPMIGMDNITPYDFMKEHK, from the coding sequence ATGACTGAAACTGATGATCAACAATATTTTGTTGGTACTGTAAAAGCAATCTTTTTTGAGAATCCTGAGAATTTGTTTAAGATTTTCACGATCAAGGTTAAAAAGACAAATACTGATTGGGATGCCTCGGATATTGTGATTACAGGTAGTTTCGGTCAGATCTCGGAAGAAGAAGAATATAAGTTCATTGGTCATTTGGTCGACCACCCTAAATATGGAAAGCAATTTCAAGCTGAGACTTATCATCACAGTCAGCCAAGCGGTCGTAAAGAGCTGATCAGCTTTTTTTCAGGCGATGAATTTCCTGGCGTTGGTAAAAAGACCGCTGAGAAGATCGTTGATAAACTCGGCAACAATGCGATCGATAAGATCATGCATGACCCTAAGGCTTTGGATTTTCTTAATTTAGGCGAAGACAAGACTAAATTAGTGGTTGACCAAATTGCCAACAGCAATCAAGCCGAGCAGACGTTATTTAAGCTGAGCAATTATGGATTTGGCAATGTATTGTCTGCCAGAATCTATCAAAAGTACGGCGCTAATACGTTAGAAAAATTGAATGAAGATCCTTACAAATTAGTACTTGAGATTCGTGGGATCGGATTTAAACGGGCCGATGAATTGGCTAAACAACTGGGGATCCCTGAAGACGATCCTAGACGGATCAAAGGTGCTCTCGTGCAGATCGTGACTAACATCATTAATAACACTGGAGACACTTACGTAGATGAAAATGAGTTGTTGAGAGAATCCTTGAAGACCTTACGTTCTCCACAAACTGATAGTAGTTTAGAGGACAAGATCAAACAATCATTAGCTGATCTGGTCAATTCGGGAACCTTGATCGTCGAGGACCACCGTGTTTACGACAAAATGGTGTTCGATAGTGAATGGGCGATTGCGCAATCCTTGAAGATGATCACGGGAAGTTTTGCGGGAACAGACTGGTCTGAAAAAGAATACCAAGCTGATCTCAAGAAAGTCGAAGAACAATTTAAAGTTCAATACGACATGTCTCAACAAAAGGCCATTAAGGCGGCTGTGAGCGATTCAGTCTTTCTACTAACAGGTGGTCCAGGAACTGGTAAAACGACCATCATAAATGGAATAGTTGCTATGTATGCCAAATTAAACGATGCCACGCTCGATCCTGCTTCAGAAGATTATGCGATTGCTTTAGCGGCACCAACTGGTCGAGCAGCTAAAAACATGAGTGAGGCTACTGGCTTGCCGGCAATGACGATTCATCGTTTGCTGGGTTTGACGGGTACGGATGATGACGAATCCGCTGAGCCAACTTTGGACTGTAAACTTTTGATCATTGATGAGATGTCGATGGTCGATACTTGGCTATTTAAGACTCTGATCACCGCAGTTCAACCAGGAACGCAAGTGGTCTTAGTGGGAGACCGTGACCAGTTGCCTTCAGTTGGTCCAGGTCAAATTTTTGCTGATTTGATCAATAGCGATGTCTTTTCAACTTCGATCTTGACTGAGATACATCGTGTTGATAATGATTCGAATATTATTCAACTAGCGCATGATATCAATGAAGGAATCGTTAATCAGGATATTTTCGAAAATAAAGGCGATCGCAGCTTTTTCAATGCTTCCAGTCGCAATGTTCCTGATGCTGTTTCTCAGATCATCAAACATTCTGAAAAAAGTGGCTTTAATATCGCTGATGTTCAGATCTTGGCACCAATGTATCGTGGTACAGCTGGAATCGACAACTTAAATTCGACCATTCAAGATGTCGTCAATCCCATGGGGCCAAAGAGAAAAGAAGTATCCGTCGGAAACGTTCATTATCGGATCAAAGATAAAGTCGTCTATCTGGTAAATTCTCCAGAGGATAACGTTTTTAACGGTGAAATTGGAATTATCGTTGGAATTATTTTGGCCAAAGAAAATACCGATAAGGTCGACAAGATCGTGATCGATTTTGATGGCAACGAAGTGACGCTAGACCGAAAAGATTGGAACAATATTGCTTTGGCTTATTGTACGTCGATCCATAAGGCACAAGGTTCTGAATTTGAAATTGTGATCCTGCCACTAGTTAATGAAGAATCCAGAATGTTACGTCGAAATTTGCTTTACACAGCAATCACTAGGTCGAAAGAAAAATTGGTCATGCTTGGCGATCAATCGGCATTTACACGTGCAATTCAGGATAAATCTACTCAAAGAAATACAACTTTGTTAATGAGACTAAGCAACGTCTTCAAAAAGCCAGTCGAATCGATGACTAAAGAAGAGACTCATGAGGCTGCATCGCAGGTAAAGACAGTGGAAAATCCGACTTCTGAAGTTAAAAATGAGCCTGAAGAATCTAGTGATCAGCCAACTGAGCAACATCTGACATTAAACATGGTCATGTCCAATTCAATCGATCCGATGATTGGAATGGATAACATCACACCATATGATTTTATGAAGGAACATAAATAA
- a CDS encoding TVP38/TMEM64 family protein, giving the protein MTKLRIIFNGAVIGILLATLLTKLNWWNFNLSVGWLIPLIIVGTYLLYIYYGRHLRQNWAIFRFSETLWITIISFTILLAAYHLEPLIVVHGAIVKKMLFLTMPEKVIGLIVLAVLLIWLIALGIDARIHPVVKIESGSEITKLTLQSKISLVLTILFLVLLVVGYYVIPSYHDFINRVSVLLMRMDIKALRDYINSFGAWGPLISALLMVFQSVVAPLPAFVLTFANAYLYGWYFGAALSWGSSMLGALLCFYIARGIGRPFAEKIITKNALAKMDGFFNDYGDYTIIILRLLPFVSFDEVSYGAGFTDMKVGKFLIATGIGQLPATIVYSFVGGSLDGNKTLLFIGIITFIILVTASLFARKVIQKKRHKENLVKGKE; this is encoded by the coding sequence ATGACAAAACTGAGAATTATTTTTAACGGCGCTGTCATTGGTATTTTGTTGGCGACATTGCTGACTAAGCTGAACTGGTGGAATTTCAACCTCTCTGTAGGATGGTTGATTCCTTTAATAATAGTCGGCACATATCTTTTATATATTTATTACGGAAGGCACTTACGTCAAAATTGGGCAATTTTTAGATTCAGTGAGACACTTTGGATAACGATAATTTCATTTACGATTCTATTAGCGGCCTACCATTTGGAGCCGCTAATTGTCGTTCATGGAGCGATCGTTAAAAAAATGTTGTTCCTGACTATGCCTGAAAAGGTGATTGGCCTGATCGTACTGGCAGTATTATTGATTTGGTTGATAGCATTAGGAATTGATGCGAGGATTCATCCCGTTGTAAAAATTGAATCAGGTTCTGAGATCACTAAATTGACTTTGCAGAGCAAGATCAGTCTAGTATTAACGATTTTATTTTTAGTCTTATTAGTAGTCGGTTATTACGTAATTCCCAGTTACCATGATTTTATCAATCGTGTCAGTGTTTTATTGATGAGGATGGATATCAAAGCCCTGCGTGATTACATCAATAGCTTCGGAGCCTGGGGACCTTTGATCTCAGCACTGTTAATGGTTTTTCAGTCTGTTGTAGCTCCGTTGCCGGCATTCGTCTTAACGTTTGCCAATGCCTACTTATATGGCTGGTATTTCGGTGCGGCCTTGTCGTGGGGAAGTTCGATGCTTGGAGCATTATTGTGCTTTTATATCGCTCGAGGGATCGGTCGACCCTTTGCTGAAAAAATCATTACTAAGAATGCGTTGGCAAAAATGGATGGCTTTTTCAACGACTACGGAGATTACACGATAATTATTTTGAGATTATTGCCATTTGTTTCCTTCGATGAAGTTAGCTATGGAGCAGGCTTTACTGATATGAAGGTAGGAAAGTTTTTGATTGCAACTGGAATTGGGCAATTGCCAGCTACGATCGTGTATTCTTTTGTTGGTGGTAGTTTGGATGGCAACAAAACTTTGTTGTTTATCGGAATAATCACATTTATTATTTTGGTAACAGCCTCGTTGTTTGCTCGAAAAGTTATTCAAAAAAAACGTCACAAAGAAAATCTTGTTAAGGGTAAGGAGTAG
- a CDS encoding cysteine desulfurase family protein — MEYTYLDNAATTPTAPEVVEVMRDQMLNNFGNASATNYFGRQARKVLDESRHTIAQSINASDSEIIFTSGGTESDNTAIISTALSRQDKGKHIITDETEHEAVLRPMEYLESIGFQVTYLKPNETGAVTVEQVKQALTDDTILVSIMYGNNEVGALNPISEIGDLLKDHQAYFHTDAVQAYGTEDIDVKAEHIDLLSTSAHKLYGPKFIGFLYENKDIHIPSYIKGGDQETKRRAGTENVPAIAGFAKAVEMASDEEKKHRREKYYSFKQEIQKILDQNDIKYEINGPKDSHGLNHVFNLYLPGIEKSVLLTRLDLEGFEVSGGSACTAGSLEPSHVLVAMFGKDNPRINDSVRISFGAGNTMEQIDTFTNKMVEIVKDLTN, encoded by the coding sequence GTGGAGTATACATACCTAGATAATGCTGCCACAACGCCTACGGCCCCGGAGGTAGTAGAGGTAATGCGCGACCAAATGCTCAATAATTTTGGTAACGCATCTGCCACTAACTATTTTGGCCGCCAGGCGCGTAAAGTATTGGACGAAAGTAGGCATACGATTGCTCAAAGCATCAATGCAAGTGATTCAGAAATAATCTTTACTAGTGGTGGTACCGAAAGCGATAATACAGCTATTATTTCAACTGCATTATCACGTCAAGATAAAGGTAAACACATTATTACAGATGAAACTGAACACGAGGCAGTTTTAAGACCAATGGAATATTTGGAATCGATCGGATTTCAAGTTACTTACCTAAAACCTAATGAAACTGGCGCAGTCACAGTCGAACAAGTTAAACAGGCTTTAACTGATGACACGATCTTAGTTTCTATTATGTACGGTAACAATGAAGTTGGAGCTTTAAATCCTATTTCAGAAATTGGTGATCTTTTAAAAGATCACCAAGCATATTTTCATACAGATGCTGTTCAAGCATATGGAACTGAAGATATTGACGTGAAGGCTGAACACATTGATCTTTTGTCGACTTCGGCTCATAAACTATATGGCCCCAAGTTCATCGGCTTTTTATATGAAAATAAAGATATCCACATTCCTTCATACATTAAGGGTGGAGATCAAGAAACTAAGCGTCGTGCTGGGACAGAGAATGTTCCGGCAATTGCTGGGTTTGCTAAGGCTGTAGAAATGGCCAGCGATGAAGAAAAGAAACACCGTCGCGAGAAATATTATTCATTTAAACAAGAGATCCAAAAGATTCTTGATCAAAATGACATTAAATACGAAATCAATGGTCCCAAAGATTCTCACGGACTCAATCATGTTTTCAATTTATATTTGCCAGGCATCGAAAAAAGCGTGCTGTTGACTAGATTAGATTTAGAGGGATTTGAAGTTTCTGGAGGTTCAGCATGTACTGCCGGAAGCCTTGAACCATCGCATGTTTTAGTCGCAATGTTTGGTAAAGATAATCCCCGGATCAACGATTCTGTAAGGATCAGTTTTGGTGCCGGAAACACAATGGAACAAATTGATACATTTACTAATAAGATGGTCGAGATCGTTAAGGACTTGACTAATTAA
- a CDS encoding tetratricopeptide repeat protein: MSNPQEGKKRAHIQKLVARLNQNNRQLDVILELSANLVDVGDLEQAEELLARSLTLFPDNQDLIYNLGNVYFLADKYDRANELFDQLINKNYGAEAYFMKAKSLDEQGQKSLAIAFALTAVEKMPKDSAANELLADLLMANGNFESAQQYYSKVNEIKPSAKANFNLAICAMNLEQPYQDYLKQSKSLDEHYYVEHEKKLADLQKFLAKNGGSND; this comes from the coding sequence ATGAGTAATCCACAAGAAGGTAAAAAGCGTGCCCACATTCAAAAGTTAGTCGCACGTTTAAATCAAAATAATAGACAATTAGATGTGATCTTGGAGCTTTCCGCAAATCTAGTTGATGTTGGTGACCTTGAACAGGCAGAAGAATTGCTGGCAAGGTCTCTTACTTTATTTCCTGATAATCAAGATCTAATTTATAACTTGGGTAATGTGTATTTTCTGGCCGACAAATACGATCGAGCTAATGAATTGTTTGACCAATTGATCAACAAAAATTACGGGGCTGAAGCTTATTTCATGAAGGCCAAAAGCTTAGACGAACAAGGTCAGAAATCTTTGGCAATTGCTTTTGCACTGACAGCTGTAGAAAAGATGCCCAAAGACTCAGCGGCAAACGAATTGTTGGCTGACCTTTTAATGGCGAATGGAAACTTTGAATCAGCTCAGCAATACTATTCAAAAGTTAACGAAATAAAACCGAGTGCTAAGGCCAATTTTAATTTAGCGATCTGCGCGATGAATTTAGAACAGCCTTATCAAGATTATTTAAAACAATCTAAATCCCTGGATGAACATTATTATGTCGAGCATGAGAAAAAATTAGCTGACTTACAAAAATTTTTAGCCAAGAATGGAGGCAGCAATGACTGA